From Rutidosis leptorrhynchoides isolate AG116_Rl617_1_P2 chromosome 3, CSIRO_AGI_Rlap_v1, whole genome shotgun sequence, a single genomic window includes:
- the LOC139901328 gene encoding uncharacterized protein: MNMDEAKEDSHSKNEAFSCNDNLEDDWEAVADRDPDDLLPTQCVPDVSKLTLEDKKVETPVRRGRGTFSYQKHVLYSDQYSSGGPIDESSVNQEVSSSSEGHEQTRELKYGTRHVLVMEDFQPSMTTNGLETMLDKFNYHDVVIRWVNDTTALAVFRTLAIALEACNSIKCPFTVRVLGENDALLSSIPEKDLEPPRQRPKTSARTAQRLIAHGMGMKLPTSSFSQKELKEQEEARRQRITSRRNLKDDAWGD; this comes from the exons ATGAATATGGACGAGGCAAAGGAAGACTCCCATTCAAAGAATGAAGCTTTTTCGTGTAATGACAATTTAGAAGACG ATTGGGAAGCTGTTGCAGATCGTGATCCAGATGATTTGCTGCCTACACAGTGCGTACCTGACGTTTCTAAACTTACGCTTGAAGATAAAAAAGTCGAAACTCCTGTTAGGCGTGGCAGGGGTACTTTTTCGTACCAAAAACATGTTTTGTATAGTGATCAATATTCGTCCGGTGGGCCCATAGACGAAAGTTCAGTAAATCAAGAAGTGTCTTCTAGTTCTGAAGGACATGAACAAACAAGAGAAT TGAAATATGGCACACGCCATGTTCTTGTTATGGAAGATTTTCAACCAAGTATGACTACAAATGGGCTCGAGACCATGTTGGACAAGTTTAACTATCATGACGTTGTGATACGTTGGGTCAATGATACCACTGCACTTGCCGTTTTTAGAACACTAGCAATTG CTCTCGAGGCATGTAACTCGATTAAGTGTCCCTTTACGGTTCGTGTACTTGGTGAGAATGATGCACTCCTAAGCTCCATTCCTGAAAAAG ATTTAGAGCCACCTAGACAAAGGCCGAAAACATCAGCAAGAACTGCACAAAGGTTGATTGCTCATGGAATGGGAATGAAGTTGCCTACATCTAGTTTTAGTCAAAAAGAACTTAAAGAACAAGAAGAAGCCCGAAGGCAACGAATAACTTCTAGACGAAATCTGAAAGACGATGCATGGGGAGACTGA
- the LOC139901329 gene encoding uncharacterized protein, whose amino-acid sequence MQQKDTWRWDLSGNGIFKCKVLSGLIDSKLLNTSSSASGTLRNSFVPKKVEVFVWRVNKGRIPVLVELDKRGIDLNSVRCPLCDNDIECLNHALIKCEKVRELWLKIFEWWNISQPSTLNISDILKGNVGQFGSDLGKRLWQSTLWSCIYHIWKTEMRRCLRAKVGRYRLP is encoded by the coding sequence ATGCAGCAAAAGGACACTTGGCGTTGGGATCTAAGTGGTAACGGGATTTTCAAATGCAAAGTGCTATCGGGTTTGATCGATTCGAAACTTCTAAATACTTCATCCTCGGCTTCGGGCACACTACGTAATAGTTTTGTTCCCAAAAAAGTTGAGGTGTTTGTTTGGAGAGTCAACAAAGGTCGAATCCCGGTCTTGGTAGAGCTTGACAAAAGAGGAATAGATCTAAACTCGGTCCGTTGTCCGTTATGTGATAACGATATTGAATGTTTGAACCACGCCCTCATAAAGTGCGAAAAAGTTCGGGAGCTATGGTTGAAGATCTTCGAATGGTGGAACATCAGTCAACCATCGACGTTAAACATCAGCGACATTCTAAAAGGAAACGTGGGTCAATTTGGTTCGGACTTGGGGAAAAGATTATGGCAATCAACTCTTTGGTCGTGTATATATCATATTTGGAAAACCGAAATGAGAAGGTGTTTAAGGGCAAAAGTTGGACGGTACCGGTTGCCTTAG